TAACCTCTACAAAGGCTCCGGCCTGGGACTAGCCCACGGATTAAACCAGGTAGCCGCCATGCGCCCGAAAAACAAAGACGAAGAATTCAATAATCTATATTACGTAGGAGCCAGCACCGTGCCGGGTACCGGACTGCCCATCGTCGTTATAGGGTCCAAATTAGTCACTGAAAGAATACTGAAAGATGAACAGCATTGATTTATACAACCACAGCTGCAACCGATGCAGCGAACTTATCACGAAAAAATATTCCACTTCTTTTTCGCTGGGTATCCGTGTGTCCGATAAGGAATTCAGGAACACCATCTATGGCATTTACGGATTTGTCCGTTTTGCCGATGAGATCGTGGATACCTTCCATGACTTTGACAAGCGACAATTGCTCGCTGATTTCAGGAAAGACACCTTCAAGGCAATAGAACAGGGCATCAGCCTGAATCCTGTCCTGCAATCCTTTCAGCAGGTGGTGAATACCTACCAGATAGACCATCATCTTATCACCGATTTTCTGGATTCCATGGAGATGGACTTACATAAAACCACTTATGAAAGTGAAGCGCTTTACCAAAAATACATTTACGGTTCTGCGGAAGTGGTAGGGCTGATGTGCTTACAGGTGTTTACCCGAGGTGATAAAGATTATTATGAAGAACTGGCACCCTATGCCAAAAGCCTGGGTGCGGCATTTCAGAAAATCAACTTCCTGCGAGACATGAACAGTGACCTGAAAGACAGAGGCCGGGTATATTTTCCGGGAATTGATTTGACCAGGTTTGACGAATACACCAAACAGGAGATTTTAAAGGATATACAAAAGGATTTCGACAGCGCACTGGAAGGCATCAAACGTTTGCCCAAAGGAGCGCGTCGCGGTGTGTATCTGGCCTATGTGTATTACCTCAATTTGTATAAGAACATCCGCAAGGCTACCGTTGAAAAGATAATGGAAGAGCGCATACGTGTCAGCGACCGCCAAAAGGCCTATTTGCTGATGAATTCCGTGGTGCGCAACTCGATGAATCTATTATAAATTGAATGTACTGCCCCAATATACCTATCTCCTGCTGATGCTGCTTACGCTGGCTGGTCCGTTATTTTTCAGTTTTGACAGCAAGGTACAATTTGTAAAAAAATGGAAATATCTTCCCGTTCCGCTGTCAGTCACAACCGTATATTTTGTGGTATGGGATTATTTCTTCACCAAACACGGTGTGTGGAGTTTTAACGACAATTATATTCTGGGCCATAAGCTATTCCTGCTGCCTGTCGAAGAGTGGCTATTTTTTTGGATAGTGCCGTTTTCCTGTGTCTTTATCTATGAATGTACGAGCTACTATATACGAAAAGATTATCTGGCAAAATATGCCCGGACGCTCCACCTGGCCATACTCATCCTGATCAGCATAGTAAGCGTCCTGAATTTTCACAAAGCCTATACCTCATTTAACTTTATTTCCGCTGCGGTGCTGATGACCTATATTCATTTTATTCTAAAGCCTTCGTGGCTGGGGAGATTTTATATCGGCTACCTGTTTTCACTGATTCCTTTCTTTTTAGTGAACGGCGTGCTCACGAGTTTACCCGTAGTGAGCTATCATCCGGCTGAAAACCTGGGTATCCGCCTTTTCACCATACCGATTGAAGACACCATATACTGTTTGCTGCTTCTGATGATGAATGTAACGATGTATGAGTGGCTGAAAGGCAAGAATAATCAAACCAGCAATTCGTCTTCCTGAACTGCATCTCATAGAGTTTTCTATAGAAGCCGTTTTCTTTGCAATAAGCTCCTCGTGTGTTCCAATTTCCTTAATTTCTCCTTTGTCCAGCACCATAATCTTATCGGCATTCTGCACAGTAGATAAACGATGTGCAATCACAATGGAAGTCCTGCCCTTCACCAGGGTTTCAATGGCATGCTGTATCAAGTTTTCGGATTCGGTATCAACGCTGGAAGTGGCTTCGTCCAGTATCAGGATCTGGGGATTATACACCAATGCACGGATAAATGAAATCAGCTGTCGCTGGCCAACGGACAATGTAGCGCCGCGCTCCATCACATTCTGCTTATACCCATCGGGCAGTTCCATGATGAAATCATGCGCACCCACCAGTTTGACTGGCTTCCATCACCTGCGCTTCAGATGATGGCGGATTTTTCAGGGTAATGTTATCCATCACCGTACCGGAGAACAGAAAACATCCTGCAGCACGGTTCCTATGTTAGACCGCAAGGCACTCAGTTTGTATTCGCGCGCATTTACAGCATCCAGTAAAATCTCTCCCTGCTGGATTTCATAAAACCTGTTGAGAATATTAATCGTAGATGATTTTCCCGAACCGGTGGCACCAACAAATTGCCAAGGTTTCCCGGCATTCACCTTAAAAGAAATATCTTTCAGCACATATTCGTCCTTGTTATACGCAAACCATACCTTCTTGAATTCAATGTCCCCTTTTATTTTTTCCGGAGCCAGCTTGCCCTTATCTTCTATTTTTTCTTCCGTATCCAACAACCGGAAAACACGCTGCGATGCAATGATACCCATCTGAAGGGTATTGAATTTATCCGCCAGCATACGCAGCGGACGGAAAGCGAGATTCAGGTATAAGATAAATGATGTGAACACCCCGACTGTTGCAAATCCGTTCATCACCTGATTTGCACCGTACCATATCAGCAAAGAGATCGCTAATGCCAGAATGACTTCAACCACCGGGAAAAATATGGAATAATACAACACCGACTTATTATTTGCTGAATAATGTTCCTGGTTGAGTTTGTCAAATTTTTCAAATTCCCGGTCCTCTGCATTAAAAATCTGGACAATACGCATACCGGAAATGTGTTCCTGCACAAAAGCATTCATCTGAGCCACTTTCTCTCTGACATCATTAAAGGAAACCCGCACCTTTTCTTTGAAGATATAGGTCGCTATCAACACAATGGGGAATGTGGTCAAACAGACCAGTGCAAGCTTCCAGTTGATATACACCATAAAGCCAATCACAAATATCAGGGTCAAGACATCCGCTATAATCGTTATCATTCCTTCCGAGAAAATATTATTAATGGCTTCTATATCATTAATGGTTCTGGTAGTGATGATGCCTACGGGTGTTTTATCAAAAAACCTGAGGCGCATGGTTTGCACATGATTGAATAAGGTGGTTCGTAACTTCAGCATGATGGTTTGTCCCAGTTTTGTGGAATTCAGCCCGAAAAGATATTTCATCAGAAATTCCGCAATCAGTGAGGCCAATAAAATCAAACCCATCCACTTCAAGCCCTTTGCCATTTCTGCGCGATGATATTTTTATCAACTGTAATCTGAATCAGGTACGGACGAAGCGGAGTCACCACAGAAACCAATATTCCCAGGCCAGCGAAGTGAAAGGAGGAATAATCTCCTAAATGGCAATGCCAGTCTGATCACCCTTTTCAGTGTCGCCCAGTCACTGCCTTTTTTTTGCTTCTGTTATTTTTCCTCAGCACTAGAGCTTTTAGGTCAGCGTTAAATTCGTATTTAATATCCCACAAAAACAACCCTTTTGCCGGTACCGATATTTTCACCTCCAGCGATGCTTTGCATGAACAGATTCCAGCAGTTCTTGTTCTGACATTCTGCCTAAACCCACCATTAATAAAGCTGCCGTAATGCGGCGCACCATATTTCTTAAGAAAGCGGTTGGCCGTAATGGTAAATACCAATCCGTTTTCGGCTGTTTCCCAATAAGCTTTTCAGTCAGCAGACAGATTGATGTTTTATTATCGCTTCCTTTTTCTCAAATGAACCGAAATCGCGTTCTCAAGCAACTGCTGTATGCAATGATTCATTTTCTGAATATCCGGCCGCCATTCATGCATCTGAAAACTGAAATCTTCCAGAAACGGATTTTTATGAAAATGGATGAAATATTTGTAGGTCCTGGTGATGGCATCAAATCGGGCATGCAATTCCTACTGACTTCAAAAATTTCTTTAACCGCAATATCATCCGGCAGCATACGGTTAATGCGATAAATAAAATTTTCCGGTAAGGATTGCGCTGTATCAAAATGCGCGTAATACGTTGCTGCATGAACGCCGGAATCCGTTCTTCCGCAACCGGTAAGTTCTGTAGTTTGCGCGAAAATTTTAGTTAAGTTATCTTCCAGGATTTCCTGTACGGATAATGCATTTTCCTGCCGCTGCCAGCCACTGTACTGTTTGCCGTTATAAGAAAGCTGAAGAAAGAAGCGCATGTGTTGTAAAGATACGACGGCAGAGTTTTTTATAGTATTAATTTTTCTTTTGTATATTAACTGCTAATTTTACAGCATGATACAACGCATTCAAACCATTTACCTGTTTCTGGCTGCAGTGGCTGCTATCGCCTTTCTGTTTGTCCCGTTCGGCAAAATAAACATGAATGGATTCAGCAACCGAAAGCTGCAGATGAAAGTTATTGCTGTCGCTATATTATTGTCCATAGCGCTGATCGGATTATCGGTATACGCCATAGTGCTGCACCAGAAAGACCAATATCAGTTCGGTCCTAGATTATCATTCCTGTGTTTGTTCTTGTGTTTAATTTTTCTGGCCTACAAAGGCGTTAAGCACGATGAGCAGCTGGTTAAATCGATGGACAGACTGCGCTAAATCAGTATTTCAGATTTCCGCCATGTTTTCCGCATTGATGCCAATCACGACTGTTTTCCAATCTGAATATTTGCCAGTTCCGGTGTTTTGGTATACCGCGTTTCTGAAAAGGTCATTAGTATTGTAACTGTAAATACTTTCTTCCTTGATATAATAAATTGTTCCGTCAATTATCTTTACGTTTTTCATTTCGGAATGGGAATG
This Sphingobacteriales bacterium DNA region includes the following protein-coding sequences:
- a CDS encoding DUF4293 family protein, translated to MIQRIQTIYLFLAAVAAIAFLFVPFGKINMNGFSNRKLQMKVIAVAILLSIALIGLSVYAIVLHQKDQYQFGPRLSFLCLFLCLIFLAYKGVKHDEQLVKSMDRLR
- a CDS encoding lycopene cyclase domain-containing protein, with the translated sequence MPQYTYLLLMLLTLAGPLFFSFDSKVQFVKKWKYLPVPLSVTTVYFVVWDYFFTKHGVWSFNDNYILGHKLFLLPVEEWLFFWIVPFSCVFIYECTSYYIRKDYLAKYARTLHLAILILISIVSVLNFHKAYTSFNFISAAVLMTYIHFILKPSWLGRFYIGYLFSLIPFFLVNGVLTSLPVVSYHPAENLGIRLFTIPIEDTIYCLLLLMMNVTMYEWLKGKNNQTSNSSS
- a CDS encoding phytoene/squalene synthase family protein, which translates into the protein MNSIDLYNHSCNRCSELITKKYSTSFSLGIRVSDKEFRNTIYGIYGFVRFADEIVDTFHDFDKRQLLADFRKDTFKAIEQGISLNPVLQSFQQVVNTYQIDHHLITDFLDSMEMDLHKTTYESEALYQKYIYGSAEVVGLMCLQVFTRGDKDYYEELAPYAKSLGAAFQKINFLRDMNSDLKDRGRVYFPGIDLTRFDEYTKQEILKDIQKDFDSALEGIKRLPKGARRGVYLAYVYYLNLYKNIRKATVEKIMEERIRVSDRQKAYLLMNSVVRNSMNLL